One Halomonas sp. M4R1S46 genomic window carries:
- a CDS encoding PLP-dependent aminotransferase family protein — protein sequence MTIDLTPYLTDTGPKYLAIARALSEAIRQGDLTPGTRLPPHRQLAETLNVSVQTVSRAYAQAEKMGLVQARVGSGTWINALDDARESAYLRGQEPRHESALIDLSIAHPICPPGHHLRFRETLARLAEQASPDVVTANRPIAGLPHHRERASDWLSQRLGVPGEPESRVLCNGAAHGLMLAISTVVQHGDLVLTEALTDHGLIALSRTLGFQLRGVTIDERGVVPEALDLACRRFKPRAVCLTPTQLNPTGATMDTARRDAVARVLDHHGVWLIEDDVHALLEPPGLTPLTARVPQLGFHVTSLTKATVPGVRAGYLSVPRGQLHHTLPRMRATTWMATPLIFEIADAWIADDSLEVMAAEQRRLLAERQRLAARLLDGHERSARPSSLHVWVSLPPAWRAEELQQQAEQEGVAITTAAPFMVEQTPAPRRIRLSLGAEPDIARLEQGLARLGGMLDEAPPPMMQIVY from the coding sequence ATGACAATTGATCTGACGCCCTACCTCACGGATACCGGCCCCAAGTACCTGGCCATCGCGCGCGCCCTCTCCGAGGCCATCCGTCAGGGCGACCTCACCCCGGGCACCCGGCTGCCGCCGCACCGCCAGCTGGCCGAGACCCTGAACGTCAGCGTGCAGACCGTCTCGCGCGCCTATGCCCAGGCCGAGAAGATGGGCCTGGTGCAGGCCCGGGTCGGCAGCGGCACCTGGATCAACGCCCTCGACGACGCCCGGGAGTCGGCCTACCTGCGCGGCCAGGAACCGCGCCATGAAAGCGCCCTGATCGACCTGTCCATCGCCCATCCGATCTGCCCCCCGGGACATCACCTGCGCTTCCGCGAGACCCTGGCGCGGCTCGCCGAACAGGCCAGCCCGGACGTGGTGACCGCCAATCGTCCCATCGCCGGCCTGCCCCACCATCGCGAGCGGGCCAGCGACTGGCTGAGCCAGCGGCTCGGCGTGCCCGGCGAGCCCGAGAGCCGGGTGCTGTGCAATGGCGCCGCCCATGGCCTGATGCTGGCCATCTCCACGGTGGTCCAGCACGGCGACCTGGTGCTGACCGAGGCCCTCACCGACCATGGCCTGATCGCCCTGTCCCGCACCCTGGGCTTCCAGCTGCGCGGCGTGACCATCGACGAACGTGGCGTGGTTCCCGAGGCTTTGGACCTCGCCTGTCGGCGCTTCAAACCGCGCGCCGTGTGCCTGACGCCGACCCAGCTCAATCCCACCGGCGCGACCATGGACACCGCGCGACGCGACGCCGTGGCCCGGGTCCTCGATCACCATGGCGTCTGGCTCATCGAGGACGATGTCCACGCCCTGCTGGAGCCGCCGGGTCTCACCCCGCTCACCGCCCGGGTGCCGCAGCTGGGCTTTCATGTCACCAGCCTGACCAAGGCCACCGTGCCCGGGGTCCGGGCCGGCTATCTCAGCGTGCCCCGGGGCCAGCTGCACCACACCCTGCCGCGCATGCGCGCGACCACCTGGATGGCCACCCCGCTGATCTTCGAGATCGCCGATGCCTGGATCGCCGACGATAGCCTGGAGGTCATGGCGGCGGAGCAGCGTCGGCTGCTCGCCGAACGCCAGCGGCTGGCCGCGAGACTGCTCGACGGCCATGAACGCAGCGCCCGCCCTTCCAGCCTGCATGTCTGGGTCTCGCTGCCCCCCGCCTGGCGGGCGGAGGAACTCCAGCAGCAGGCCGAGCAGGAGGGGGTGGCCATCACCACGGCGGCACCCTTCATGGTCGAACAGACCCCGGCCCCGCGGCGCATCCGGCTCAGCCTGGGCGCCGAGCCCGATATCGCACGCCTCGAGCAGGGCCTGGCCCGCCTCGGCGGGATGCTCGACGAGGCCCCACCCCCCATGATGCAGATCGTCTACTAG
- a CDS encoding 2-hydroxyacid dehydrogenase, which yields MRVMVHTDAAEAWREALASRLPEAEVFTSTAPLTERRRADYLAAWKPSAELLGEPTHLKGIVNLGAGVDALLNNPGLPRGVPIVKLRDAGMAGPIGDYVRYGLLHFQRDFDRYARQQSRATWHEHPLIDKADWPVGVLGLGAIGARVAAMVAADGFPVHGWSRSSKRLPEVTCHHGEAGLMTLLGRVNTLVLLLPDTPATRGIIDADALAALPEGATLINPGRGSLVDETALLEALGDGEAEGRLRGALLDAFPEEPLPETSPLWHHPRVIVTPHMAGPTPLAEAVDQVAEALRAFEAGEPVETIDPEAGY from the coding sequence ATGCGCGTAATGGTCCACACCGATGCCGCCGAGGCCTGGCGCGAGGCCCTGGCCAGCCGCCTGCCCGAGGCCGAAGTCTTCACCAGCACAGCCCCCCTCACCGAGCGCCGGCGGGCGGACTACCTGGCGGCCTGGAAGCCCTCCGCCGAGCTGCTCGGCGAGCCGACGCACCTCAAGGGAATCGTCAACCTCGGCGCCGGCGTCGACGCCCTGTTGAACAACCCTGGGCTGCCCCGCGGCGTGCCCATCGTCAAGCTGCGCGACGCCGGCATGGCGGGGCCCATCGGCGACTATGTGCGCTACGGCCTGCTGCACTTCCAGCGTGATTTCGATCGCTACGCCCGCCAGCAGTCGCGGGCGACGTGGCACGAGCATCCGCTGATCGACAAGGCCGACTGGCCGGTGGGCGTGCTCGGCCTGGGGGCCATCGGCGCTAGGGTGGCCGCCATGGTCGCCGCCGACGGCTTCCCGGTGCATGGCTGGAGTCGCTCCTCCAAGCGGCTGCCCGAGGTGACCTGCCACCACGGCGAGGCGGGCCTGATGACGCTGCTCGGCCGGGTGAACACCCTGGTGCTGCTGCTGCCGGACACCCCGGCCACCCGCGGGATCATCGACGCCGACGCCCTGGCGGCACTGCCCGAGGGCGCCACCCTGATCAATCCCGGCCGTGGCTCGCTGGTCGACGAGACCGCCCTGCTCGAGGCTCTGGGTGACGGCGAGGCGGAGGGCCGGCTGCGCGGCGCCCTGCTGGATGCCTTCCCCGAGGAGCCGCTGCCCGAGACCAGCCCGCTGTGGCACCACCCTCGGGTGATCGTCACCCCACACATGGCCGGCCCCACCCCGCTGGCCGAGGCCGTGGACCAGGTCGCCGAGGCCCTGCGCGCCTTCGAGGCCGGTGAACCGGTGGAGACCATCGACCCCGAGGCCGGTTACTGA
- a CDS encoding nicotinamidase, translated as MRHAQVDYSRRDALLVVDMQNDFCEGGALAVAGGNALVAGINAEIAAAHQAGALVVATRDWHPVDHVSFAHRGGPWPVHCVQDTEGAAFHPDLRLPAETIRVSKATAFDADAYSGFDGTGLGDYLRDRGITRVVVCGLALDVCVRATVLDARREGFDTLLLESLSAAVDADNVATCRREFADAGAEVRP; from the coding sequence ATGCGTCACGCTCAGGTGGACTACAGTCGCCGCGACGCGCTGCTGGTGGTGGACATGCAGAACGACTTCTGCGAGGGCGGCGCCCTGGCGGTGGCCGGCGGCAACGCCCTGGTCGCGGGCATCAACGCCGAGATCGCCGCGGCCCACCAGGCCGGCGCCCTGGTGGTGGCCACCCGGGACTGGCACCCGGTGGATCATGTCAGTTTCGCCCACCGCGGCGGCCCCTGGCCGGTGCACTGCGTCCAGGACACCGAGGGGGCCGCCTTCCATCCGGACCTCCGGCTCCCGGCGGAGACCATCCGCGTCAGCAAGGCCACGGCCTTCGACGCCGATGCCTATTCGGGATTCGACGGCACGGGCCTCGGGGACTACCTGCGCGACCGCGGCATCACCCGGGTCGTCGTCTGTGGCCTGGCCCTGGACGTCTGCGTCCGGGCCACGGTGCTGGACGCCCGCCGGGAAGGTTTCGACACGCTGCTGCTCGAGTCGTTGAGCGCGGCGGTGGATGCCGACAACGTGGCGACGTGCCGGCGCGAGTTCGCCGATGCCGGTGCCGAGGTGCGCCCATGA
- a CDS encoding nicotinate phosphoribosyltransferase — protein MSRPTPLQVDDDELALLTDLYQLTMTQAYWKEAMHEVATFSLFFRQLPPQRRFMLACGQQHAAEVASRLRFTDGALARLATLDHFESDFLDWLANWRFEGDIWTLPEGTPVFANEPLLEVDAPIAQAQLLESLVMNLVQLETVLASKAVRIVMAARGRPVVDFGMRRMHGVDAAVRGVRAYRTAGLSGTSNVLGGLRHDLALNGTMAHSYVLAHDSERAAFRAFARYYPGTTLLVDTHDTLAGVRQVIDLMRDAPEVRVSAIRLDSGDLGELARGARALLDEAGHEDIKIVASSGLDEQAIEALLEDGAPIDAFGVGTQMGVAADAPVIDLSYKLVEYAGTPRVKHSTGKINLPGRKQVYRRRDAMGHYSGDVIAARDEAIDAATPLLIPCVEGGRPVPEAMALADTARERVAQALTQLPATLRRLDHGETAYPVTLSKALERQVARD, from the coding sequence ATGAGCCGGCCGACGCCCCTCCAGGTGGACGACGACGAGCTGGCGCTGCTGACCGACCTCTACCAGCTGACCATGACCCAGGCCTACTGGAAGGAGGCCATGCACGAGGTCGCCACCTTCAGCCTGTTCTTTCGCCAGCTGCCACCCCAGCGACGCTTCATGCTCGCCTGCGGCCAGCAGCATGCCGCCGAAGTGGCCAGCCGGCTGCGCTTCACCGATGGGGCCCTGGCCCGGCTGGCCACCCTCGACCACTTCGAGAGCGACTTTCTCGACTGGCTGGCGAACTGGCGGTTCGAGGGCGATATCTGGACCCTCCCCGAGGGCACGCCGGTCTTCGCCAACGAGCCGCTGCTGGAGGTCGACGCCCCCATCGCCCAGGCTCAGCTGCTCGAGAGCCTGGTGATGAACCTGGTGCAGCTGGAGACGGTGCTCGCCTCCAAGGCGGTGCGCATCGTCATGGCGGCCCGGGGCCGGCCGGTGGTGGACTTCGGGATGCGCCGCATGCACGGCGTGGATGCCGCCGTCCGCGGGGTGCGGGCCTACCGCACCGCCGGGCTCTCCGGCACCAGTAACGTCCTCGGCGGCCTGCGCCACGACCTCGCCCTGAACGGCACCATGGCCCACAGCTACGTGCTCGCCCACGACAGCGAGCGGGCGGCCTTTCGTGCCTTCGCCCGCTACTACCCCGGCACCACGCTGCTGGTGGACACCCATGACACCCTCGCCGGGGTGCGCCAGGTCATCGACCTGATGCGCGACGCCCCCGAGGTGCGCGTCAGCGCCATCCGGCTGGACTCCGGGGACCTGGGCGAACTGGCCAGGGGCGCGCGCGCCCTGCTCGACGAGGCCGGCCATGAGGACATCAAGATCGTCGCCAGCAGCGGCCTCGACGAGCAGGCCATCGAGGCATTGCTCGAGGACGGGGCGCCCATCGACGCCTTCGGGGTCGGCACCCAGATGGGCGTGGCGGCAGACGCCCCGGTCATCGACCTCTCCTACAAGCTGGTGGAGTACGCCGGCACGCCGCGGGTCAAGCACTCCACGGGCAAGATCAACCTGCCCGGGCGCAAGCAGGTGTATCGTCGCCGGGACGCGATGGGACACTACAGCGGCGATGTCATCGCCGCGCGGGACGAGGCCATCGACGCGGCCACGCCCCTGCTGATTCCCTGCGTGGAGGGCGGCCGGCCCGTCCCGGAGGCGATGGCCCTGGCAGACACCGCCCGGGAACGGGTAGCACAGGCCCTGACCCAGCTGCCGGCGACGCTGCGACGCCTCGACCACGGCGAAACCGCCTATCCGGTCACGCTCTCTAAGGCACTGGAGCGCCAGGTCGCCCGGGACTGA
- a CDS encoding DJ-1/PfpI family protein, translated as MASLLLIAGDFVEDYEIMVPFQALQAMGHQVDAVCPDKREGDRIRTAIHDFEGDQTYTEKPGHNFVLNATFAEVAPDDYDGLVIPGGRAPEYLRLDERVLELVRHFFDHEKPVAAICHGAQLLAAAVSLEGLRVSAYPACAPEVHLAGGDFAELEVDQAIVSDKLVTAPAWPAHPAWLARFHELL; from the coding sequence ATGGCCAGCTTGCTGCTCATCGCCGGCGACTTCGTCGAGGACTACGAGATCATGGTGCCCTTCCAGGCCCTCCAGGCCATGGGCCACCAGGTGGATGCGGTGTGTCCCGACAAGCGCGAGGGAGATCGCATCCGGACCGCCATCCACGACTTCGAGGGTGACCAGACCTATACCGAGAAGCCGGGCCACAACTTCGTCCTCAACGCCACCTTCGCCGAGGTCGCCCCCGACGACTACGACGGTCTGGTGATTCCGGGGGGGCGCGCCCCCGAGTACCTGCGCCTGGACGAGCGGGTTCTGGAACTGGTGCGTCACTTCTTCGACCACGAGAAGCCGGTGGCCGCCATCTGCCATGGGGCCCAGCTGCTGGCCGCGGCGGTCTCCCTGGAGGGGCTCCGGGTCTCGGCCTATCCGGCCTGCGCCCCCGAGGTCCACCTGGCCGGCGGCGACTTTGCCGAGCTCGAGGTCGATCAGGCGATCGTCAGCGACAAGCTGGTCACGGCCCCGGCCTGGCCGGCCCATCCGGCCTGGCTCGCCCGCTTCCACGAGTTGCTGTAG
- a CDS encoding lysine exporter LysO family protein, whose translation MLTGLLIVLLPLVLGYLVRVRQAGPMALINRGVNASIYVILLLMGIGLAGLDDLGGQLSRMGGQALTLLGVTSACNLAALGWLSRRLRLAVDPSRVVAGAPTSKLAAMAGSLSLVGVVLLGVVLGVVAGGPLGERLFPWAERLAEWVLYALLALIGCQLRNSGMPLRQILLNRFGLAIAITLAASSLVGGLLAAPLLDLPWNQGLALAAGFGWYSLSGILIGDQLGPLLGGVAFFNDLGRELLAFVLIPLVIRRQAALAIGYGGATAMDFTLPVIQQHGGVACVPVAVVSGFILSLLSPPLILFLLTL comes from the coding sequence ATGCTGACCGGTCTGCTGATCGTCTTGTTGCCGCTGGTCCTGGGCTATCTGGTCCGAGTCCGGCAGGCGGGGCCGATGGCCCTGATCAACCGTGGCGTGAATGCCTCGATCTACGTGATCCTGCTGCTGATGGGGATCGGGCTGGCCGGCCTCGACGACCTCGGCGGCCAGCTCTCGCGGATGGGCGGGCAGGCCCTGACCCTGCTCGGCGTGACCTCGGCCTGCAACCTCGCGGCCCTGGGTTGGCTGTCCCGCCGGCTGCGCCTGGCGGTGGATCCCTCGCGGGTGGTGGCCGGCGCCCCCACCAGCAAGCTCGCCGCCATGGCCGGGTCGCTGTCGCTGGTCGGGGTGGTACTGCTGGGGGTCGTGCTCGGCGTGGTGGCCGGCGGCCCCCTGGGCGAGCGCCTGTTCCCCTGGGCGGAGCGGCTGGCGGAATGGGTGCTCTATGCCCTGCTCGCGCTGATCGGCTGCCAGCTGCGCAACTCCGGCATGCCGCTCCGGCAGATCCTGCTCAACCGGTTCGGCCTGGCCATCGCCATTACCCTGGCGGCGAGCTCGCTGGTCGGCGGCCTGCTCGCCGCCCCCTTGCTCGACCTGCCCTGGAACCAGGGCCTGGCCCTGGCCGCCGGCTTCGGCTGGTACTCGCTGTCCGGCATCCTGATCGGCGACCAGCTCGGCCCCCTGCTCGGCGGCGTGGCCTTCTTCAACGACCTCGGCCGCGAGCTGCTGGCCTTCGTGCTGATCCCGCTGGTGATCCGCCGCCAGGCGGCGCTGGCCATCGGCTATGGCGGCGCCACGGCCATGGACTTCACCCTGCCGGTCATCCAGCAGCACGGGGGCGTGGCCTGCGTGCCGGTGGCGGTGGTCAGCGGGTTCATCCTCTCGCTGCTCTCACCGCCGCTGATCCTGTTCCTGCTGACGCTGTAG